A genomic segment from Lemur catta isolate mLemCat1 chromosome 9, mLemCat1.pri, whole genome shotgun sequence encodes:
- the ARRDC4 gene encoding arrestin domain-containing protein 4, with amino-acid sequence MGGEAGSAAAVGSEGRVKNLGLVFEDERKGCYSSGETVAGHVLLEAAEPVALRSLRLEAQGRATASWGPSAGVSAATPAAASEVEYLNVRLSLQEPPAGEGIILLQPGKHEFPFRFQLPSEPLVTSFTGKYGSIQYCVRAVLERPKAPDQSVKRELQVVSHIDVNTPALLTPVLKTQEKMVGCWFFTSGPVSLSAKIERKGYCNGEAIPIYAEIENCSSRLIVPKAAIFQTQTYLASGKTKTVRHMVANVRGNHIASGSTDTWNGKTLKIPPVTPSILDCCIIRVDYSLAVYIHIPGAKKLMIELPLVIGTIPYNGFGSRNSSVASQFSMDMSWLTLTLPEQPEAPPNYADVVSEEEFSRHIPPYPQPSNCEEEVCCPMFACIQEFRFQPPPLYSEVDPHPSDVEETQPVSFIL; translated from the exons ATGGGCGGCGAGGCGGGGTCCGCCGCGGCCGTGGGCTCCGAGGGCCGCGTGAAGAACCTGGGTCTGGTGTTCGAGGACGAGCGCAAGGGCTGTTACTCGAGCGGCGAGACGGTGGCCGGGCACGTGCTGCTGGAGGCTGCCGAGCCGGTGGCCCTGCGATCGCTGCGCCTGGAGGCCCAGGGTCGCGCCACCGCCTCCTGGGGCCCGAGCGCAGGCGTCAGCGCCGCGACCCCTGCTGCCGCCTCGGAGGTGGAGTACCTGAACGTGCGCCTGAGTCTGCAGGAACCCCCGGCCG GTGAAGGTATCATTTTATTACAGCCTGGAAAACATGAATTTCCATTTCGCTTTCAACTTCCATCTGA ACCTTTGGTCACCTCATTTACCGGGAAATATGGAAGTATTCAGTACTGTGTGAGGGCAGTTTTGGAACGGCCCAAGGCACCTGATCAGAGTGTAAAGCGGGAACTCCAGGTTGTTAGTCATATCGATGTCAACACACCGGCATTATTA ACCCCTGTATTGAAAACTCAAGAGAAAATGGTTGGCTGTTGGTTTTTCACTTCTGGTCCAGTCTCACTGAGTGCCAAAATTGAAAGAAAGGGATACTGTAATG gagaAGCAATTCCAATCTATGCAGAAATAGAGAATTGTTCCTCTCGTCTGATTGTTCCCAAAGCTGCTATTTTCCAAACCCAGACGTATTTGGCTAGTGGGAAAACAAAGACCGTCCGTCACATGGTCGCCAACGTGCGAGGAAACCACATTGCTTCTGGGAGCACCGACACGTGGAATGGGAAAACTCTAAAAATTCCACCTGTTACTCCATCCATCCTGGATTGCTGCATTATCAGAGTGGACTATTCCTTAGCT GTATACATTCACATCCCTGGTGCTAAAAAATTGATGATTGAACTGCCTTTAGTGATTGGTACAATTCCATATAATGGTTTTGGCAGCAGAAACTCCAGTGTAGCCAGCCAGTTCAGTATGGATATGAGCTGGTTGACACTGACCCTGCCAGAACAGCCtgaag CACCACCAAATTATGCAGATGTGGTATCAGAGGAAGAATTCTCTAGACACATTCCTCCTTATCCTCAACCCTCTAACTGTGAGGAAGAAGTATGCTGTCCTATGTTTGCCTGCATACAAGAATTCCGGTTCCAACCTCCACCTCTTTATTCAGAg GTTGATCCACATCCTAGTGATGTAGAAGAGACCCAGCCTGTTTCCTTCATCCTCTGA